TCAAGGCGGTCCGTGAGGTGCTCCCCGGACAGCTGGAGCTAGTGGCTGGCGGGAGAAGGAAGCCTCTGGATGTCTTTATCGTGCTGGTGAAGTCTATGACGATCGACCCGGCAACCGGGGCGACCTCGGGGAGCTTCCAGAAGATTGTCGGGACCACGATGCAGTTTCTGTTCAAGCAGCTTACAGGCAATGGTCCCGAGCTCTTTGCGAAGAATGTCACCGAGGGGATCAATATCAATGGCACCATTGTTCCTGGAGTCGGGCGGCTTGTGGCGATGCTGGAGGCGACCGACAAGCTCCTGGACTCTGTCAACCGAAGTCGCCTGTTTGTGGACTCGACCATCAGCAAGAAGCTCGAGTTCTGGGACATAGAGGTTGATAACTTCAAAGTCGAGCTCACACCTGCGGAGTCGGTCGTGGTGCAAGGCGATGGGGTTGTGGAGCTTAAAGTAAACCTGCGTGATGCCAAGGCAGGGGAGGGGCAGTTCTTTTCCTACACCTGGAGCTGCAGCTCTGGACGCCTCACCGACGGGCTCCAAGGCAATGGAAAGCGGATCGAAGCCAGCACGGCAGCGAGCGTCAGCTACCACGCCGAGGGAGCTGTCGGGGAGACGGATACCGTCACGGTTCAGGTAACTCTCCGAGGGCCGGGCAGTAAGGACAGCCTGGTGCTGGGAACCGCCGAGGCAAAGGTCAATGTGGTGGGGCTCACGGTGACTCCCGCGACCACAACCCTGAAGAACCAGGAGACGGTTGCCTTGACGGGCAACCTCGCGGGGTTGCGTCCTCTGAAGGCAGGGGAGACACTGGAGTACCGCTGGCTGACGACCAGAAACGCAGGCGAGCTCCTCGGGTCCCCGGACGGTGGCCTCTCGGTTCCTGTGGAAGGGACTACCCGTGTGACCTACCGCGCCGATGTGGCCAAAGAGGGGACAGACACTGTCACGTTTGAGGTTGCCCTCGCCGGAACGAGCATACGCCTCAAGAGGACGGCCTCCGTTGCGGTGGGTAAGCCGCAAGATAAGGTGCTGCCTGTCATTCAGGGAGTCTTCTTTGACGCGACGGGAAGCACGGCGACCGCAGGACTCGTGGTCAAGTGTGCGACCTTCAAGATCGATCCGGCGGCCCAGTCCTATAGCGTGAGCATCGCCAGTGGTGCGACAACCACATGGCGCATCCAGGCAAAAGATGTCGCGGCCACTGCTTCGGGTGTCGACACAACGACCTTTGGTATCGACAAGACCTGGGAGTCTGGCTTTACCTTTCCAGGAATGACAAAGAATTACCAGATCTTCTATCGGCTCGAGGATACCATTGTCGCCATGGGGCCAACCCAGCACTGGGGGCCGAACTTGTTCTTCAAAACACGTCAGCAGGCTGTGGATAGCTTGAACGCGAGTAATGCTTCCTTTGAAATCAGCAAGGCAGTGGCTCACTACTAAGCGTCGTCGTTTGCAGGAAGGCACAGCTCTTGCGTGGAATCAAGAGCTGTGGAACCTGTCTGGCGGATCGCACTCTTTGATGGCCCCCGGCTCTTGACCCCCGAGGGTAGCGAGGTGCGGCGCTTTCGCTCTCAGCGGGTGGCGGCGCTCCTGGCCTACCTGTGCCTGCACCTAGGACGAGACTGCCCGCGCGAGGAGCTCGCCGAGGCGCTCTGGCCTGACGAAGACCCGCAGGTCACGGCGAATCGCCTCCGTGTCTCGCTGACCTCGCTGCGCCACCAGCTCGAGCTTCCCGGCATGGCGCCCGGCTCGGTTCTCGATGCGACCCGCGCGGGCTACGTGCGGCTGCGCAGCGAGAGTGTCTGGTGCGATGTCGCGGCCTTTGAGAAAGCGCTCAAGCAGGGCAATCCCGCCGAGGCCGCGCAGCTGGCCTGTGGCGCGCTCCTCCCGGGCTTCTACGACGAGTGGATTCTCATGGAGCGGGAGCGGCTGGAGGCACTACGGACGAGCCTTCCGCAGGTCGTACCAGCTCCTCTCGCCACTCCCGAGGTGACGACTCCCGTGGAGCGCCGCTTGCCGGTCGCCCTGACACGCTTCTTTGGGCGCGCCACGGAGCAGGAGCGGCTCACACACGCCCTCACCGAGGAGCGCTTGGTCACTCTTGTAGGATTGGGCGGCATGGGCAAGAGCCGCCTCGCGGTCGAGACCGCGCGCCGCCTCGCGCTCCCTAGTGTCTTTGTCCCGCTGGCAGACCTCACCGAGGAAGCCCGGCTGGGGGAGTTTGTTCTGCGTGCGCTAGGAGCCAGCACACAAGGGGAGGGAGACCCCCTCGCGGCGCTGGGGACACTGCTGACCCACCGTGGGGAGCTCCTCCTGATCCTGGACAATGCGGAGCACCTCGCCAGTGAGGTGGCAGCGCTCACCGTGACCCTGCTGGAAAAGGCCCCTGAGCTACGCATCCTAGCCACTAGTCGTCAGCCCCTCGGGATTCTCGGGGAGCGGGTGCTGACACTAGAGCCACTGGAGCTGCCCAGCGCCCACGCAACCCCGGAGCGCCTCCTGGAGTTTCCCTCGGTTGCGCTCTTCTGTGACCGTGCGCGTCAGGTCCGTCCTGACTTTGTCCTTACCCCACGCCACACCCCCGCGCTGATTGCGATCTGCCAGAAGCTTGAGGGGATGCCGCTCGCGCTGGAGCTCGCCGCCGCCCGCACCCGCACCCAGACCCCCACCCAGCTTGCCGCCGCCCTCGACGAGAGCCTCCTGACACTGGCGACCACCCAGCGCGGCCTCCCCGAGCGCCACCGCTCCCTCCGCGCTGTGGTCGAGAGTAGTGTCGCGGCGCTCGACCCTGCACTTCAGGCGTTCTTTGCCGCTCTCTCGGTCTTCCAAGGCGGCTGGACCAGTGAGGCCGCGGAGGCGATCACCGGCTGCCCCCAGACCGAGCTCTTTCTGGAGGAGCTGACCCACCACTCCCTGATCACCCTGCGTGAGGACGAGCTCTCGGGGACGATGCGCTTTGGTTTCTTGGAGACCCTGCGCCTCTTCGCCGCGGAGCGCTGCACCGAAAAAGAGCGCCTCGCCGAGCGCCACGCGAGCTACTTTTTCGCCCTCGCCGCACAAGTGAACGAAGACGATGTGCGCTTCTTCGATCCGCTGGAGCCTGAGCTGGAGAACCTTGCCCTGGCACTCGACTATGGCTGGGAGCACTTGCAGGACAGACACGCGTTCTGGGACGGCCTGACGGGGTTTCTGGCCTTCGCCTTTGTTCGGGGGCACCACCGCCGTGCTATCGGGTACGCCGAGCGCATTGCGGCAAGCTGGCAGTGCATCCCCGAGCCCGAGCAACGCTTCGAGGCACTCAACCGCACTCTGATGCTCTACAACGACTTGGGGCGCAACGACGAAGTCGCACGCCTCGCGACGGAGATGCTGACGCAGGCACAGGCACGGGGGCTGCGGCGCTGGGAGAGTGAGGCACGCATGAACCTAGGCTATGTCGCCAACCAAGCGGGGCGCTATGAAAAAGCACGCCAGATTCAGCGGGAGGCGCTCGAGCTGGCACGTACTCTGGACAACCCCCTGGTCTTGGTGCGCGCCTTGTTCTTGGTAAACCGTGCCACCAACCCCTGCGGCATTATGCTTCTCCAGAGCGATCCCCAGAGAGCTGCTGCGCTCTTGGCCGAGGCGGAGGCCGTCAACCAAGAGGCCCTGCGACTGATCGGGCCGCACTCGCGCTTCCACTCCATTCTCCACATGGGGCTCGCTCTCTCCCTCTTCAACCAAGGACGCACGGCGGAGAGCTACCAGCACCTCAAGGCGTGTCAGCACTGGGCGCTGAAGCACGGAACCCTGGCACTCCTGATGTACGCGTTCTGGTACGAGAGTAGCACCGAGCTGGTGTCGGGCTCTCCAGAGCGCGCGGCTCTGCTCTATGGCGCGTTCTGCCACCTGCGGGAGCGCATGGGCTACTCGGCCAACCTAGGGGTCGATGAGCACGCGCTACGAGAGCACTATCTCACTCTCTTGGACGAGGAGACCTACGAGTGCCAGCTACGGCTCGCGCACTCCCTGTCTCTGGAGACGCTTGTCGCACCGCGCACCTGGGACGAGCTGGTGGCGGGAAAAATCTCCCCCAAGATCGCGCATTAGAGTTGCAGAGTCGCTAACTCTAACGCGGGGCTAACGCGAGCGGTCTATCCTGCCTCCATCCGCACACAGAGGCGGTGCAGAAAAGGACCGATAAACCATGCGACTGCAGAGACCTATTCTTACCCTTGCGATGATTCTTACCTTCGGGGCCATCGCTCAGGCACAGACCGTTGATCCCTACGTCCCCCTCTTTCGGCACTTGTTAGGCTTTGCCCGCGACACCACGCCCAACGGTGTCTTTGACGGGCCTTTTGAAGATATCGACGGGGACGATCTTCCGATACCGGGCAGCTACCACATGGGAACAACCCTGGTGCGCGATGGGGCGACCATTACCTACACGGCAAACTCGAACTACGCGGGCTTCTTCGCCGCCAAGAACGACACGTCGCTGAGCATCTCCAATATCCAGCACCAGGGCTACTACACCATCGCAGGGCAGGGCTCGCACACCCAAGTTCAGTTCTTCGCGCCCGTCACGCCCGCTGAGGCGACTTTTAACTGGAAGGTGACCGGCACCGCGAGTGCGCCCTACGGCACGGCCACCAGCCGCCTGGACTTTCTCGCGGGCAGCTACCCCGGCTCGGGGATCAACGATCTCTACAACGCTCCGGGGCACCTGCTCGCCTACGGCCCCGGGAACTATAGCTACGTCCTCCCGACCACCCTCAACACCCCCATCGATCTGTTCTACTGGTCCAGCGCCTATATCGAGGTGCAGGACACCGACACTGCGGGCCGTGTGGGGCAGTCGTTTAGTGCCTTTGCCAACTTCTCCAGCACCTACACCCTAGAGAGCATCGACCTGCGGGACAGCAACGGCGATCTCATTCCGTCGTGGACCATGGAAGACACCAGTGCGCCGGGTGTTGCTCTCTTTAACCAGAATGGACGCACGGCCGCCGCAGGAAGCTCCGCACCCGAGCCGACTACGCTTCTCTTTCTTACGCTTGGGGGCACCTTGGTCCTGGCGCGCCGCCGACGGAGCTAAGTAATGAAGAACTACCAAGCGCCCGCTCCCAAGCTCACCACGCAGAAATTCCCCGATGGGAGCGGCCAGATCGGGGTTGCGCCGGGTTGGAAGCTCGACGACGGCGGGGCGGGGGCGGCGCTTCTCTCCGGGCCAGGCGGTGCGGCCATGCAGCTGGGGCAGTACCGCTTTGTCTTTGCCCATAACTACGACCAGCGGACCCTGACACCCGGTGTCAACCCCGAGGTGCCGCGGGTCCACCTCGACGATCCCGTGCTCGCGATGATCGAGGCGACAGCGCTCCTTCAAAAGGCGGGGCTGCTCAGCAAGCTCAAGCTCAAGGGGGTCGAGCCCGCGCCTTGGTTTCCGCTCGGACGCTCCGCACTGATGCGCTACAGCTTTGTCTACCAAGGCAAGCCCCTGGAGGCGTTTGGGCTCTTCACGGTTGTCGCCACCGACGCGCTATCGGGCTCGTACTTCTACTCCGTGGTCATGGCCCCGCCCGAGAGCTACGTCAAGCGCCTGCCGGAGATGAAGGCCATGTGGGGCTCGTGGAGTATCAGCCAGACGCTGCTGCAAGGCCGGCTCGACAACGCCGCCAAGATCATTGGGGAGATCGACGTGCCGTCGCACCTGGATGATTTTCAGCAGAAACAGCGCCTCGAAGCCCTCAAGGCCGCACGGAAATTCCAGGCGCTGATCCGCAACTAGACGAAGGGAGCAGTCTAACTCTAACGCTGGGCTAACACGGCGAGGCTACTCTGCTTGCATTCACATCTTGAAAGGCTCATGAAAACATGCAACGACGAAACTTTCTCCGGCTTACTGCGGCGCTTCCGCTGACCACGCTCTTGCAGGGCTGCGGAGGGGGCTGGAACCTCGGCTTTGGCCCCATCCGTGGCGGCGGTGGCGGGACGACAGGCTCTCTCACCCTGGGGCGCATGGCCGCGACCGTGGACCATGGGAGCCTCATCGGAACACTGCCCACCTACACGGCGCTCCAGGTTGCGACCGCGTTTGGGAGCGAGAGCCCAGCGGCCAGTGGGGCGGCCAGTGTTCAGGTCATTCAGGCAGAGACGACCCTCGGATTCGTGACCGAGGCAAGCGGCGCGATCCTCTACTACGGCTGGCTCTCCGGCACGCAGACGGCGCTCTCCGCGGCGAGCACGGCGGAGGTGCTTCTCTACTATGCACTGGCGGGCTACCTCCTGCCTGCCGAGATTCAGGAGAGAGTCCGCGCGATTATCGCCGCCAGCGACTCGGTGCGGCTGCGCCTTGGACCGGCGGTCGCGAGCTTCCTGGCTGCAAACCCCAAGCGCCTGAGCGGGGACACGACCAGCCTACTGGGCTTGGTTGCCACCGAGGCCGAGAGCCTCCTGCCTGCGGTGAGTGCGGCCACACGTGGCGTGATCATCCAGACACCGGGCCTCCGCAGCGGGGTAGAGGTCGCCCAGTCCAAGGAACCCAACTCGGTCTTTGCAACCAATAAGTACCTGCGCCGCGCGGTGCTCGTGGTCAACCAGATCGGCTACACGGACAGTAAAAACAACCCCGTCGATCAGCTGGCTGCGCCCCTTCTCCCTCTGCAGCTCACCACGGCGGAGATTCCTGTCCCCAAGTCCTACGACAGCTTTTCCAACACGATCTCCGGCTGGATCGAGGCCTACTACAGCAACAAGACCTTCGATGATGGCTCGATCGATGCGGGCTTCTTTAGCTCGGCATCGGACGTGGTGCCGCTGAAGGTCAACCCAAGTGGCGCGCTCAAGACCAAGTACCGTGCCTATGTTCTCATGCCGGGGAGTGTCCCCGGCAACGAAGAGCACCTGGCGGAGCTCCTGCCGGCACAGCGCGAGTATATCGAGGGAGTCAACCTAAAGAACCTCTACCTCCGCCTGTTCTTTGAGGATATTCTTGCTCCCTTTGTCCTGAGCTTTGTGGCCGGGAAGCTGGCAGGCAATAAGGACCTCATCAAAGGGCTGACCGAGGACCTCCTGAAGGCCGTTCGCGAGGTGCTCCCTGGGCAGATAGAGCTGGTGGCTGCAGGACGAAGGAAGCCCATGGAGGTCTTCACGCTCCTGGTGAAGTCCATGACCATCGATCCGGCAACCGGGGCGACCTCGGGGAGCTTCCAGAAGGTTGTCGGGGCGACGATGCAGTTTTTGGTCAAGCAGCTCAGCGGCAATGGCCCGGAGCTCTTCGTGAAGAATGTCACCGAGGGGATCAATATCAATGGCACCGTGGTTCCTGGAGTCGGGCGGCTCCTGGCAATCCTGGAGGAGACAGACAAGCTCCTGGACTCTGCCAACCGTGGCCGTGTGATCCTCGACTCCACCATTAGTAAGAAGCTTGAGTTCTGGGACATGGAGGTCAATAACTTCACGGTTGGGCTAACCCCCACCGAGGCGATCGTCCCCCACGGCGACCTAATCGCCTCCCTCAAGGCGAACCTAAAAGACGCCAAGCCGGGCGAGGGACAGTCGTTTATGTACAAGTGGAGCTGCAACTCGGGACGGCTGGTCGATGGGGTTCAGGGCAACGGAAAGCTTATCGCCGCCACGACTGCCGATAGCGTGAGCTACCACGCCGAGGGGCCGGCGGGTGAGACAGACACAGTGACCGTCGAGGTGACCCTCAAGGGGCCGGGCAGCAAGGACAGCCAGGTCCTGGGCACCGCGGAGGCAAAGGTCTATGTCACCGAGCTGAGCGTGACGCCCAGCACCGCCACGCTCAAGAACAGCGAGACAGTCGCCCTGAGCGCGCAGCTGAAGGGAATGCGGCCGCTCAGCTCCGGCGAGACCCTGACCTACAAGTGGCTGACCACACGCAACGCCGGTGAGCTCCTGGGCTCCCCCGACGGGGGCACGGGGATTGCGGTGGAGGGGCAGAGCGCAACCTACCGCGCCCACGCCTCCGCAGAAGGTGCCGACACAGTCACGGTCGAGGCGCTCTTGGGAACCCGCTCCCTGGGGAAGGCTACCAGCAAGGTCACGGTCGGCAGTAATGTCGTGGTCGTGCCAGGGCGCTACAAGATCCTGAGCTGGGCCCGCAACGATCCTGCGTCCTTCCCCGGCCTCTACCAAGTGAATGCCTATGTGGTCGTCCCCCGCATGGCCAATGCGAAGTCCTACCGCATCCATGCCTACACGGCGAGCGAGAACAGAGACCTCTCGCTGGGAGCGGAGCCTTTGGATAATCTGCCGGAGTGGGACCTCTCGTATGGCTGGGGGGGGACACTAGGCAACATCTATCTGACAATGCCCGAGGTCTCCCGAGTCGGAAACGAGGTCTATATCATGATCTCAGGCTCCGGGGGAGACTCCACAACAGCCCAAGCCTTTGAAAACCGGTTCCAAGGAATGACGGTTGAGGTGACTATTCATCTCTAGACTGCTCGCTCCCTCTCGGTACTTTTAACAGGCTTTGCCGCGCCTGCGCTCCACGGTATGTTTCTTGTGAATACCTTCCCTGAATATAGGAATACTTAAGGTAACAACACAGTGAAGCGCAGGCAATTTACTAAATATCTTTTTCTTGCCGCCCTTGGGACGGCATTTTTTTCGGGCTGTGGGAGTGGTATCCAGCCCGGGATCGGGGGGCTCTGGAATGGCTCCGATGGCACCGGATCGAGCAGCACGCTCACGGGCCAGGTGGTCTTTGTCAATAGCCTCAGTGGACGCTACCAGCTCTACCTGGCCAGCGCCGATGGTAAGACCGTCACGCGCCTGACCAATGGCAACTGGCACGACTACCGGCCGTCGTTCTCGGCGGATGGGAAGAAGATTGTCTTTGCCAGCACCCGCGATGGTGCCGATGGGCAGCTCTATGTCATGAACAGCGATGGCACGGGCGCGACCCGGCTGACCAGTGGGCGCTGGGCGGACTCGGGGCCGGCATTCTCGGCGGATGGGAAGAAGATCGTCTTTGAGAGCAACCGCGATACTGAGGGCGCACCCCAGCTCTATGTGATGAACGCCGACGGTAGCGGGGTGACACGGCTCACCAAGGACGGCACGCAGCGGGACTTCAACCCGACGTTCGCGCCCGACGGCAAGAGCGTGGTCTTTGCCCGCGGCGAGGGGGAGAGCGCGCAGCTCTTCGCGATTCGCACCGATGGCACGGGGCTGACCGCACTGACCGCCAGCGCGGGCGCGAACAAGAACCCGTCGTTCTCACCCGATGGCAAGAAGATTGTCTTTGAGAGTAGCCGCACGGGAAGCTACCAGCTCTACCAGATGAACACCGACGGTAGCGGGGCCAAGCGCCTGACCAACAACACCTTCCAGGACTACAACCCGTCGTTCTCGCCTGATGGCAGGTATATTGTCTACATGAGTGCCCGCACCGACGGCTACCAGCTCTTTCGGATGGACCCCGACGGTGCCAATGTCACCCTGCTGGTCGCCGCTGCCGGAAACAGCAGCGACCCACGCTGGGCGAACTAGGCTTTTAGACCGAGGCCCGGACACTCGTTGTCCGGGGCTTCTCGTTGTCCGGGCAAAAATCGTTGTGTGAGCGAAAGAGAATTATGGACGTTCACGGAGAGAGCTTTGTGCTGACACGCACGGAGCCGGGGAAGTTTTGTTTTGGGCGCATCACGAAGGGGAGTGTCGTGGTGCGCAGTACGTTTCTGGCCGAGAAGCCCGGCTCGGTGGGGTATATCGAGGGGCAGGACTATCTCGTGGACTATGCCCAAGGGACCCTGGCGCGCACGCCGGGCTCGCGCATCCCGGACTTTGCCACCAACCCGCTCTTTGGGCAAAAAGACTTCGATCATACCAAGTTTCCGGGGTTCACGAACCATCCCTGGTTTGTCTGGGTGGACTACAAGACCCCGGAGCGAACCCCGTGGGCGCGGCGCAACGACCAGAGCCGCGCGCTCCGTGCGGTGACGACAAAGCTCCAGGCAGGCGGGCCGTTTAATATCGTCAGCTACGGCGATAGCATCACGGCGGGGGGGGAGGCATCGGAGCAGGCGCTGCGCTTCCAGTGGCGCTGGGCGGCGTCTCTTGGTAAGAAGTTTCCCAAGGCTGCAGTCACGGTCGAGGATCTCTCGCTCTCCGGGTACTCGTCGCGGCAGGGGATCGACTGGTTCGACAAGAAGCCCGAGTCGCTACGGCCCGTGACCACGCTGGGGACCTGCGAGAAGCCGGACTTGGTGCTGGTGGGCTTTGGGATGAACGACCACAACCGGGGCAGCGCGGAGCCCGAGGTCTTTCAGAAGAACCTGGTGACCTTGAGCAAGCTCATTCAGGAGCGAAAGGGGGCCAATGTCGCGCTCTTCTCCGCGTTTCCCCCCAACGACGACTGGCACTACGGGACCCACCGCATGGCCCTGTTTGCCGCGGCGACCAAGCAGGCGGCGAGCGAGGCGGGCGTGGCCTATGTCGATGTGTTCTCCACCTGGGAGCAGGTGCTAAAGCGCAAGGACCAGCCATCGCTCTTGGGCAACAATATCAACCACCCCAACGACTTTGGCCACTGGCTCTACGCCCAAGCCTTCGAGGCCCTGGTGTTTTAACGCGATACAATGCCCCGCATGAAGATGATCTTACATACCGACGGGGCGAGCAAGGGCAACCCCGGAACCGCCGGGATTGGTGTCGCGTTCTGGCGCGACGGTGAGGCGGAGCCGTTTCACACCCTCGCGGAGCGCCTCCCCGACACGACCAACAACGCCGCGGAGTACACCGCGCTACTGCGGGGGCTGCACGAAGCGCTGCTCAAAGGGGCGAGTGAGGTCGAGGTGCGCACCGACTCGGAGCTGATGGCCAAGCAGATCGCGGGGCTCTATGGGGTGAAGTCCCCCGACTTACAGCCGCTCTTTGCCGAGGCCAAGCGCCTGCTGGCCAAGTTCGACAAGGCGAAGGTGGTGCACGTCCGGCGCGAACAAAACGCCCTGGCCGACAAGCTTGCCAACCAGGGCGTGAAGCTACCGCTCCCGGCCCCCTAACCATCCGTGCTGAGCGGGGGATATCCTAGCTCTTGGGCTTGGTAAACTCCGCGTATGCCTCGCCGGTGTAGGGCGGGTGGAGCTTGCCGTCGATGATCTGCTTCTTGAGGTCCTCGATCTTGGCGAGCACCTCCGCAGGGATCTTGTCCTTGGTGTGCTTCATCTCCGAGAGACCGACACCGTCCTCTTTGAGGCCCAGCACGACCTCGCCGCTCTCGAACTTGCCCTCGGAGACTTTCTTGCAGACCTCAAAGACCGCCACATCGACCCGCTTGACCATGGAGGTCAGCACACGGCCTGGGGCTTCGTCGTCCTGGTCCTTGTCCACCCCGATGGCGTAGAAGCCCTCGCCCTTGGTCTGCGCGGCCTTGATCACCCCGATCCCTGCCTTGCCCGCGGCGTGGTAGACAATATCGGCCTGCATGCCCATCTGGGAGGTCGCGAGCTCCATGCCTTTTTGAGAGTCGTTGAAGTCGCCGACATAGGCGACCCGGGTCTGGATCTCGGGGTTGATGGTGTAGGCACCCGCCTGGTAGCCGTACTCGAACTTCTTGATCAGGGGCATCTCCATCCCCCCGATAAAGCCCAGCACCTTGCTCTTGCTCACCGATGCCGCCAGGGCACCCGCGAGAAACGAGCCCTCCTCCTCGCGGAACTTGTAGGCCACACAGTTGGGGAGCGCGGGGGCGTCGCCGTCGATAATGGCGAACTTGGTCTCGGGGAACTTCCCAGCGACCTCGCGCAGGGCATCTTGCATCAGAAAGCCGACCGCGAAGACCACATCGTACTTGGCCTGGGCGAACTTGGTGAGGTTGGCGACATAGTCCGCGTTCTGCTTCGACTCGACATACTTGACATCGGCCCCCAGCTCTTTCTGGGCCTTCTGGAGCCCGGTCCACGCCTGGGCATTGAAGGACTTATCGCCGACCCCGCCCGTGTCGGTGACCAAGCCGGCCTTGATCTTCTTGCCTGCGCCCGCGGGAGCGTCGGCAGGCTTCGACCCCGTCTCCGAGGGTGTGTCGGCCTTTTTGTTATCGCAGCTCGTGAGGAGTGCGCCGGTGAGCGAGAGCCCCAGCGCGAGGAAATAACGACGGTTCATGCGGGCATTATACCCGTCTCTAGGGAGTGCTCGGCTGGCCTTTTCCTAGGCGGCGCAGGAGCGCATCCAGGGTTGCTTGCTCGTCGGGGGTCAGGAGCGCCAGCTCCTGTGCGACCGCGGCGGCGTGGCGGGGGAAGAGCTCCGCGATCCGTGCTTCTCCGGCCTCGGTCAGGTGGACATAGACAATCCGGCGATCGCTCTCGCAGCGCTGACGGCGCACCAGCTCAAGCTTCTCTAGGTTGTCCACGATGACGGTGAGGTTGTTGGGGCTTCTTAGGTGCTTGCGGGCGAGCTCGGAGAGCTTCAGCGGCCCGAGGTGGTGGAGTGCCTCCAGGACCCCGAACTGTCCCTCGGTCAGGCCGGAGTCGTGAACCACCACCAGGGCGCGCCGCGCGACTGACTCGGCGGCGCGCATGAGCTTGATGTAGGTATTTAGTGCCCGTCTTTGGTCGTCCGGACCCTCAAAGTGGGTTGGCATAGGGCATTATACCGAAGTTACGGCAGGTCGAAGAGCAGCACCTCGCTGGCGGCGCTGGCGACCAGCGCGAGCTGGGTCTCGTCCTCGATCCGCGCGGCATCCCCGGCCTTGAGCACCTCCCCGTTGACACTTACCTCACCCGTCACAATATGCACATAGGCGCGGCGTCCGTCGGCGAGCGTGTGGCTGCGCTCCTCACCAGGCTCTAGCAGCGTGGTCAGCAGCTCGGCGTCTTGGTGGATGTGCATCGCGCCGTCGCGCCCCGTCCCCGAGACCACGACCGCCCACTTGCCGCGCTTTGCGCTCTCCGGGAGATGGCTCTCGCCGTAGCGGGGTGCCGCGCCACGCACGTTGGGCTCGATCCAGATCTGGAAGAGATGCAGCCACTCGGTGGGGGAGGCATTGTACTCACTGTGGTAGACCCCGGTTCCGGCGCTCATGCGCTGGATATCGCCGGGCTTGAGGACACCCTTGCCGCCGGTGTTGTCCTCGTGGGCCAGGGAGCCAGAGAGGACATAGGTCACGATCTCCATGTCCTCGTGGGGGTGCATTCCAAAGCCGCGGCCGGGACCGAACTTGTCCTCGTTGATGACCCGCAGGGGGCCGAAGCCCATGTTGGTGGGGTCGTAGTAGGTATTGAACGAGAAGGAGTGGTAGGCATCCAGCCAGCCCCGGTTGGCATGGCCGCGCTCGTGGGATCGTCGAATCGTTAGCATGGTTTGTTGTTCCTCTGAAGAAAATAACAAGCGGCGCTTAAAATTAGTTCCAATTGGAAGTAAAATAATCGACCGCCGCGTTGCCCTCGCTCCCCAGGTCGTAGGAGTACGCATTGACATAGAGCCCGATATGCGCCTCGATCACGCCGTCGGTGAGGTCTTGTGCGTGCTCACGGCAGAGGGCAAGGGCCTGCTCACGGTGGGAGTCTGCCCAGGTGAGGCTCTCGCGGATCAGCGCCGCCACCGGATCGGCAAGCCCGAGGGCACGACGGCACAGGATCGCCCCGAGCGGGATGGCATAGC
This genomic interval from Armatimonas rosea contains the following:
- a CDS encoding SGNH/GDSL hydrolase family protein; the protein is MDVHGESFVLTRTEPGKFCFGRITKGSVVVRSTFLAEKPGSVGYIEGQDYLVDYAQGTLARTPGSRIPDFATNPLFGQKDFDHTKFPGFTNHPWFVWVDYKTPERTPWARRNDQSRALRAVTTKLQAGGPFNIVSYGDSITAGGEASEQALRFQWRWAASLGKKFPKAAVTVEDLSLSGYSSRQGIDWFDKKPESLRPVTTLGTCEKPDLVLVGFGMNDHNRGSAEPEVFQKNLVTLSKLIQERKGANVALFSAFPPNDDWHYGTHRMALFAAATKQAASEAGVAYVDVFSTWEQVLKRKDQPSLLGNNINHPNDFGHWLYAQAFEALVF
- a CDS encoding ribonuclease HI family protein — translated: MKMILHTDGASKGNPGTAGIGVAFWRDGEAEPFHTLAERLPDTTNNAAEYTALLRGLHEALLKGASEVEVRTDSELMAKQIAGLYGVKSPDLQPLFAEAKRLLAKFDKAKVVHVRREQNALADKLANQGVKLPLPAP
- a CDS encoding BMP family lipoprotein translates to MNRRYFLALGLSLTGALLTSCDNKKADTPSETGSKPADAPAGAGKKIKAGLVTDTGGVGDKSFNAQAWTGLQKAQKELGADVKYVESKQNADYVANLTKFAQAKYDVVFAVGFLMQDALREVAGKFPETKFAIIDGDAPALPNCVAYKFREEEGSFLAGALAASVSKSKVLGFIGGMEMPLIKKFEYGYQAGAYTINPEIQTRVAYVGDFNDSQKGMELATSQMGMQADIVYHAAGKAGIGVIKAAQTKGEGFYAIGVDKDQDDEAPGRVLTSMVKRVDVAVFEVCKKVSEGKFESGEVVLGLKEDGVGLSEMKHTKDKIPAEVLAKIEDLKKQIIDGKLHPPYTGEAYAEFTKPKS
- a CDS encoding MarR family winged helix-turn-helix transcriptional regulator codes for the protein MPTHFEGPDDQRRALNTYIKLMRAAESVARRALVVVHDSGLTEGQFGVLEALHHLGPLKLSELARKHLRSPNNLTVIVDNLEKLELVRRQRCESDRRIVYVHLTEAGEARIAELFPRHAAAVAQELALLTPDEQATLDALLRRLGKGQPSTP
- a CDS encoding pirin family protein, which translates into the protein MLTIRRSHERGHANRGWLDAYHSFSFNTYYDPTNMGFGPLRVINEDKFGPGRGFGMHPHEDMEIVTYVLSGSLAHEDNTGGKGVLKPGDIQRMSAGTGVYHSEYNASPTEWLHLFQIWIEPNVRGAAPRYGESHLPESAKRGKWAVVVSGTGRDGAMHIHQDAELLTTLLEPGEERSHTLADGRRAYVHIVTGEVSVNGEVLKAGDAARIEDETQLALVASAASEVLLFDLP